The proteins below are encoded in one region of Pomacea canaliculata isolate SZHN2017 linkage group LG7, ASM307304v1, whole genome shotgun sequence:
- the LOC112567612 gene encoding deleted in malignant brain tumors 1 protein-like: MMRSVLSVCVMFALLLQGLNAQYKVRLVNGTAPWNGRLEVLYNGTWRRVCSYGIRKQETQVVCRMLGFNTSQVYNVSLYKYSMRYNGFLFDNLRCTGEETSLEKCNHTRIITGLWCRYATAITCNSQNIQVRLNVISPNRRQVQTDIEVGHWRTVCVESDVTARVVCRQLGLPW; encoded by the exons atgatgcgctcagtcctcagtgtctgtgtgatgtttgctCTTCTACTACAAGGTTTGA ATGCACAGTATAAAGTCCGGCTTGTGAATGGAACTGCCCCGTGGAATGGCCGCCTTGAGGTGTTGTACAACGGAACATGGCGCAGAGTATGTAGCTATGGGATTAGGAAACAAGAGAcacaggtggtctgcaggatgctgggcttcaacac GTCGCAAGTTTATAACGTGTCCCTATATAAGTACAGTATGAGATACAATGGGTTTCTGTTTGACAACCTGAGGTGTACAGGCGAGGAGACCAGCTTAGAGAAGTGTAATCATACAAGGATTATTACGGGCCTCTGGTGTCGCTATGCCACTGCTATCACCTGCAACTCAC aaaacatacaggTGAGATTGAACGTCATCTCACCTAACAGACGTCAGGTACAGACAGACATCGAAGTTGGTCATTGGCGGACTGTGTGCGTGGAGTCTGACGTCACTGCCAgggtcgtctgtagacagctcgGCTTACCATGGTAA